The Mucilaginibacter yixingensis genome window below encodes:
- a CDS encoding TonB-dependent receptor, with the protein MRLNLTYAKSRCMALMLFCALIFSMQFTYAQEGRITGTVSDSKGISIPGVTVAIKGTSKATSTQVNGSFAITAKPGDVLVFTSVGYNTKEVAVTEAKSYKVELADANQALKEIVVVGYGTSSRKTLSSSITSIKPEDLNKGSISDVGQLLQGKVAGLNITASGDPNKSSAVVLRGASTVNSPGSPYYVIDGIPGADIASVAPNDIASMEVLKDAAATAIYGNKASSGVVMITTRRGKKGTSQVSYSGYAGMEKVSSTLKLMNSDQLRTYLAANNASFKPADDLGANTDWMKAIERSTAYSQNHNISLTGGGEHGTYAASLNYFKKDGILSASSLERVIGRLSVEQYALNDNLKFSLNIANSTSNSNNEPLQNVVLLQAAKHLPVSPVLNADGSYFEDFGTTGYFNPLGIANNAQDNTKYNVLTGGFNTELKLPLGLKYNVNLSYQKTSSLHGEYYGAYYSKYSSGFYNNPDPAIGVAHSLVTFGTNGTAYRSDYSNTTKTLETFLTWDKQIGDHSINAVLGYTYQDYVYGEGFQTSSTNFPTDNVGFNNLALGNPYSIPSYRINQGADLTYGRILSISDFFRLNYNYKEKYLLQGSIRRDGSSAFGANNYWGYFPSVGVAWRISEESFMKNQSLFSDLKLRVSYGVTGNSGGIGAYTAKLVYGSAGTYYNSGVQAAAYSPIQGANENLKWERTATTNIGLDFGLFHNVVSGSIDVYNKNTSGMLFRYNVSPTLVPGGAIWANGGSVNNKGIELGLGAEPVKQKDFGWKTSVTVAYNKNKVTSLVSPYGSSDSTRYSDPEGPGQTNATLQILKVGYPIGQFFAYKYAGKDASGNSLFYKKDGTTTTTPGIGTDYFYLGDAQPKVLLSWSNTFRYKNFDLNVFFRSSLGGKIFDATRADLSYTAAANINNILVSAGNDKISDLKNSYYSDRYIESGSYVRLDNATLGYNIKTPFKNVANIRIYVSGNNIATITGYKGIDPEINQGGVAPGIDYNNFYPKTRTLMLGANVTF; encoded by the coding sequence ATGAGATTGAACCTTACCTACGCGAAAAGCAGGTGCATGGCCTTAATGCTCTTCTGCGCACTAATTTTTAGTATGCAGTTTACGTATGCCCAGGAGGGACGCATTACTGGTACTGTTTCTGACAGCAAGGGAATATCCATTCCAGGTGTTACCGTAGCTATTAAAGGAACCAGCAAAGCAACCTCTACACAGGTTAACGGTAGCTTTGCCATCACTGCTAAACCCGGCGATGTGTTAGTATTCACATCGGTAGGTTATAATACTAAAGAAGTTGCCGTAACAGAGGCAAAATCTTACAAAGTTGAACTGGCCGACGCCAACCAGGCTCTGAAAGAGATTGTGGTGGTGGGTTATGGTACCAGTTCACGTAAAACCCTGTCCAGCTCTATTACATCAATTAAGCCTGAAGATTTAAATAAAGGCTCAATTTCTGACGTTGGCCAATTGCTGCAAGGCAAGGTAGCCGGCTTAAACATTACTGCAAGCGGCGATCCTAATAAATCATCGGCTGTTGTTTTGCGCGGTGCGTCAACAGTAAACAGTCCGGGTTCTCCATACTATGTAATTGATGGTATCCCCGGTGCCGATATTGCTTCGGTTGCTCCTAATGATATTGCTTCTATGGAAGTATTAAAAGATGCTGCCGCAACAGCTATTTATGGTAACAAAGCATCAAGTGGTGTAGTTATGATCACTACCCGTCGTGGTAAAAAAGGTACATCACAAGTAAGCTACAGCGGTTATGCCGGCATGGAAAAAGTAAGCAGCACACTGAAGCTGATGAACTCAGACCAACTGCGCACCTATTTGGCAGCCAACAACGCATCATTTAAACCAGCTGATGATCTGGGTGCCAATACAGACTGGATGAAGGCTATTGAACGTTCTACCGCTTACTCGCAAAACCACAACATTTCGCTTACCGGCGGTGGCGAGCACGGTACTTATGCTGCCAGCTTAAACTACTTTAAAAAAGACGGTATCCTGTCGGCCAGCTCACTTGAGCGCGTGATAGGACGTTTAAGCGTGGAGCAATATGCATTGAACGATAACCTGAAATTCTCTTTGAATATTGCTAACTCAACCAGCAACTCCAATAACGAGCCATTGCAGAACGTGGTGCTGCTGCAAGCAGCAAAACACTTACCGGTATCGCCGGTGTTAAATGCAGATGGCAGCTATTTTGAAGATTTTGGTACCACCGGTTATTTTAACCCGCTGGGTATTGCCAACAACGCACAGGATAACACCAAGTACAACGTGTTAACAGGCGGTTTCAATACCGAGCTTAAATTACCATTGGGTTTAAAATACAATGTTAACCTGTCTTACCAAAAAACATCATCATTGCATGGCGAGTATTATGGTGCCTACTACAGCAAATACTCAAGCGGTTTTTATAACAACCCAGATCCTGCTATTGGTGTAGCACATAGCCTGGTTACCTTTGGTACCAACGGTACAGCTTACCGCAGCGATTATTCTAACACCACCAAAACGCTGGAAACATTCTTAACCTGGGATAAACAAATTGGAGACCATAGCATTAACGCGGTGTTAGGTTATACTTACCAGGATTATGTGTATGGCGAAGGCTTCCAAACATCAAGCACTAACTTCCCTACAGATAACGTAGGTTTCAATAACCTGGCGCTGGGTAACCCTTACAGCATCCCATCATACAGAATAAACCAGGGTGCCGATCTTACCTATGGCCGTATCCTGTCTATTTCAGATTTCTTCAGGTTGAACTATAACTACAAAGAGAAATACCTGTTGCAAGGCTCTATCCGTCGCGATGGTAGTTCAGCATTTGGTGCTAACAACTATTGGGGTTATTTCCCTTCAGTAGGTGTGGCCTGGCGTATAAGCGAAGAGAGCTTCATGAAGAACCAATCTTTATTTAGCGATCTGAAACTGCGTGTCAGCTACGGTGTAACCGGTAACTCTGGAGGTATTGGTGCTTATACAGCTAAGCTGGTTTATGGCTCTGCCGGTACTTATTATAACAGTGGCGTGCAGGCAGCAGCTTACTCACCAATCCAGGGCGCAAACGAAAACTTGAAATGGGAGCGTACCGCTACAACCAACATCGGTTTAGATTTTGGTTTGTTTCACAATGTTGTTTCCGGATCTATTGATGTATATAATAAAAACACCTCGGGTATGTTGTTTAGATACAATGTATCACCAACATTGGTACCGGGTGGTGCCATTTGGGCCAACGGTGGTAGCGTAAATAACAAAGGTATAGAGCTAGGGTTGGGTGCCGAACCGGTTAAACAAAAAGATTTTGGCTGGAAAACAAGCGTTACCGTGGCATACAACAAAAACAAAGTTACCAGCCTGGTAAGCCCATACGGCAGCAGCGATTCTACCCGTTACTCAGATCCTGAAGGTCCGGGTCAAACCAATGCTACCCTGCAAATCTTGAAAGTAGGCTATCCTATCGGCCAGTTCTTTGCTTACAAATATGCAGGTAAGGATGCCAGTGGTAACTCATTATTCTACAAAAAAGACGGAACCACCACCACTACCCCGGGTATTGGTACAGATTATTTTTACCTGGGCGATGCGCAGCCTAAAGTATTGTTAAGCTGGAGCAACACTTTCAGGTACAAAAATTTTGATCTGAACGTGTTCTTTAGAAGCAGCCTGGGCGGCAAAATATTTGACGCTACCCGTGCAGATCTTTCTTATACTGCTGCTGCCAATATCAACAACATCTTGGTTAGTGCCGGAAACGACAAGATCTCAGATCTTAAAAACTCTTACTATTCAGACAGATATATTGAAAGTGGTTCTTACGTAAGGTTAGACAACGCAACATTAGGCTACAACATCAAAACGCCGTTTAAAAATGTAGCCAACATCAGGATCTATGTATCGGGCAATAACATTGCTACCATTACCGGTTATAAAGGTATTGATCCTGAAATTAATCAGGGAGGCGTAGCGCCGGGGATTGATTACAACAACTTCTATCCTAAAACCCGCACACTGATGCTTGGAGCTAACGTAACCTTTTAA
- a CDS encoding LacI family DNA-binding transcriptional regulator, whose protein sequence is MGTITIKLLAERLNLSTATISKALCDSHEISEVTKRKVLDLARELNYVPNAYAGSLRRHKSKTIAVLIPEVADSFFSLALNGIEEVALAKGYHTLIYMTHEKVEREKAILKELVGGRVDGAIISVTAETASFEHIHDFNRRLPVVFFDRVCPEIDTAQITTNDFECGYQATQHLIEAGCRKIVMLSISNSLSIISARSEGFKKAIADNNLSEADCHIIACTEDAASNYTLVKEIMSGPNRPDGIIATVEKLTTEIYLACQDLGITIPTDVKVICFSNQSSAVILNPSLTTITQPAFDMGKAAATALLKALKNNELPLADESEVIPSTLVVRNSTTGGIKN, encoded by the coding sequence ATGGGAACCATTACAATTAAATTACTTGCCGAACGGTTAAATTTATCTACAGCTACTATATCCAAGGCCTTGTGTGATAGCCATGAAATTAGTGAGGTGACAAAAAGAAAAGTGCTTGATTTGGCTCGCGAGCTTAATTACGTTCCAAATGCTTATGCCGGCAGCTTACGCAGGCACAAAAGCAAAACCATAGCCGTACTGATCCCAGAGGTGGCCGACAGCTTTTTTTCGCTGGCGCTGAATGGCATTGAGGAGGTGGCCCTGGCCAAAGGCTATCACACCCTGATCTATATGACTCATGAAAAAGTTGAGCGTGAAAAAGCCATTCTGAAAGAGTTGGTCGGCGGTCGTGTAGACGGCGCCATTATCTCGGTTACCGCAGAGACTGCATCTTTTGAGCATATCCATGATTTTAATCGCCGCCTGCCGGTTGTGTTTTTTGACCGCGTTTGCCCCGAGATTGATACCGCCCAAATAACCACCAACGATTTTGAATGCGGTTATCAGGCTACTCAGCACCTTATTGAGGCGGGGTGCCGCAAAATTGTGATGCTATCTATATCCAACAGCCTATCAATCATCTCTGCGCGTAGTGAAGGCTTTAAAAAGGCTATTGCCGACAATAATTTAAGCGAGGCTGATTGCCACATTATAGCTTGTACAGAGGATGCTGCCAGCAACTATACTCTGGTTAAAGAAATAATGAGCGGCCCTAACCGTCCGGATGGCATTATCGCTACGGTAGAGAAACTGACTACAGAAATATACCTGGCTTGCCAGGATTTGGGGATCACCATTCCAACCGATGTAAAGGTGATCTGCTTCTCTAATCAATCGTCGGCGGTTATTCTTAACCCCAGCCTTACTACCATTACCCAGCCAGCCTTTGACATGGGAAAAGCTGCAGCAACCGCACTACTCAAAGCACTAAAAAACAACGAGTTGCCTTTAGCTGATGAAAGCGAGGTGATTCCGTCCACATTAGTTGTACGCAACTCTACAACGGGGGGAATAAAAAATTAA
- a CDS encoding RagB/SusD family nutrient uptake outer membrane protein produces MKTIFSGIAGLFFAALIFSSCHKLDVPITSELTSQSFPTTAAQYNAASGAMYIALRNDYATSYFFTQSCSTDEAVLPSFGPNWVDGNKYVELHRHTWTKDNAWVNSTWTYFANIIGTVNQTISIFKGAPASASKTTSIAELRTVRALAYFWMMDNYGNVPLDTLYGATDLKTNTPRAQVFSYVESELKTAIPSLKTNVDGTTYGQVTVNLAYAILAKMYLNAQVYTGTQRNDDCITYCDKIISSNAYSLEPMSTYLQQFYPTNGPSAKEFIFAIPFDATTSSGNMFFARYDLNRNLGIKYRYSGSTAGGYTDPVMNQSTGNGLSNIQPSGPRMTTDEFYANFNDPNDVRNKQWLTGAQTWDDGSPIMVATTKKGYDQFYTGTDASYVYALNLTPLGHTSRNGATSFDLGNDEIAWNIGYRNIKFLADYTNTISRNQSNDMPIFRYSDIILMKAEAIFRGGTPTLGATALSLVNQLRANRTTSAALTSLTLDAIYAERSREFAWECWHRNDMIRFGKYENTWGLGKTNTDTYRRLFPIPTVAFQTNAKLVQNTGY; encoded by the coding sequence ATGAAAACGATATTTTCAGGAATAGCAGGTTTGTTTTTTGCAGCCTTAATATTCTCATCATGCCACAAACTGGATGTGCCCATCACATCCGAATTGACGTCGCAGTCCTTCCCAACTACTGCAGCGCAGTATAACGCTGCGTCGGGAGCAATGTATATTGCTTTAAGGAATGACTATGCAACGTCTTACTTTTTTACCCAAAGCTGCTCTACCGACGAGGCTGTTTTGCCAAGCTTTGGTCCAAACTGGGTAGACGGTAACAAGTACGTTGAATTACACCGCCACACCTGGACTAAAGACAACGCCTGGGTAAACTCTACCTGGACTTACTTTGCCAACATTATTGGTACAGTAAACCAAACTATATCCATTTTTAAAGGTGCACCTGCAAGTGCCAGTAAAACAACCAGTATAGCAGAGTTGAGAACTGTACGTGCATTGGCTTACTTCTGGATGATGGATAACTATGGTAATGTACCGCTGGATACGCTGTATGGTGCAACCGATCTAAAAACCAATACCCCGCGTGCCCAGGTTTTTAGCTATGTGGAAAGCGAGTTGAAAACCGCCATCCCTAGCCTGAAAACTAATGTGGACGGAACCACCTACGGCCAAGTTACTGTAAACCTGGCGTATGCTATTTTGGCTAAAATGTACCTGAATGCCCAGGTTTATACCGGCACGCAGCGTAATGACGATTGTATAACTTATTGCGATAAAATCATCAGCTCTAATGCCTACAGTCTTGAGCCAATGTCAACCTATCTGCAGCAGTTTTATCCAACTAACGGTCCGAGCGCCAAGGAGTTCATCTTCGCTATACCTTTTGATGCTACAACAAGCAGCGGTAACATGTTTTTTGCCCGTTATGATTTGAACCGTAACCTGGGTATCAAATATCGTTACTCTGGTTCTACCGCTGGTGGTTATACAGATCCGGTAATGAACCAAAGCACTGGCAACGGTTTGTCTAACATACAGCCAAGCGGTCCGCGTATGACGACCGATGAGTTTTATGCCAACTTTAACGATCCGAATGACGTGCGTAACAAACAATGGCTAACCGGTGCACAAACCTGGGATGATGGTAGCCCAATTATGGTAGCTACCACCAAAAAAGGTTATGACCAGTTCTATACCGGTACAGATGCTTCTTATGTTTACGCTTTGAATCTTACCCCGCTGGGTCACACCTCACGTAATGGCGCTACTTCTTTTGATTTGGGTAACGATGAAATTGCCTGGAACATCGGCTATCGTAACATTAAGTTCTTAGCTGATTATACCAACACCATCAGCAGAAACCAGAGCAATGATATGCCGATTTTCCGCTACTCTGATATCATCCTGATGAAAGCTGAAGCAATTTTCCGTGGCGGTACGCCTACACTGGGTGCAACAGCATTATCATTGGTTAACCAGTTGAGAGCTAACCGTACCACATCTGCGGCGCTTACCTCACTTACACTTGATGCTATCTATGCAGAACGCAGCAGAGAGTTTGCCTGGGAGTGCTGGCACCGTAATGATATGATTCGCTTCGGTAAATATGAAAACACCTGGGGCTTAGGTAAAACAAACACAGATACTTATCGTCGTTTGTTCCCAATCCCAACTGTAGCTTTCCAGACCAATGCTAAACTGGTGCAAAACACCGGCTATTAA
- a CDS encoding inositol oxygenase family protein, with amino-acid sequence MESNTGIQGDELSPLANLDEWETDVLRRYPDPAKINEDKKEEEFRNYQATEKDGVREFYRLNHHYQTYDFVLEHKAKYLSFDKKEMPIWDAFAFLNQLVDDSDPDTDLDQMQHLLQTSEAIRNDGHPDWMVLVGLIHDMGKVLCLFGEPQWAVVGDTFPVGCAFSDKIVYPEFFKDNPDYNDPRYNTELGVYTRNCGLANVHMSWGHDEYVYHMMKDYIPEEGLYMLRYHSFYSQHREQAYNHLMSEHDHKMFEWVKLFNPYDLYSKNPNQKSWEELKPYYEALVAKYLPPTLKF; translated from the coding sequence ATGGAATCTAATACTGGCATCCAGGGCGATGAGCTTTCTCCACTTGCAAATCTAGATGAATGGGAAACTGATGTGTTGCGCCGCTATCCAGATCCGGCAAAGATCAACGAGGATAAGAAAGAAGAAGAATTCCGTAACTACCAGGCCACCGAGAAGGATGGCGTGCGTGAGTTCTATCGCCTCAATCACCATTATCAAACATATGACTTTGTGCTGGAGCATAAAGCGAAATACTTAAGCTTCGATAAAAAGGAGATGCCTATATGGGATGCTTTTGCTTTTTTGAATCAACTGGTGGATGACTCTGATCCGGATACTGATCTGGATCAGATGCAACACCTGCTGCAAACTTCGGAAGCCATTCGTAATGACGGGCACCCCGATTGGATGGTACTGGTAGGCCTTATCCATGATATGGGTAAAGTGCTGTGCCTGTTTGGCGAGCCGCAGTGGGCCGTGGTAGGTGATACCTTCCCGGTAGGCTGTGCTTTCTCTGACAAGATTGTTTACCCAGAGTTTTTTAAAGATAATCCGGATTATAACGATCCGCGCTATAATACAGAACTGGGCGTTTATACCCGCAATTGTGGATTAGCCAACGTGCACATGTCATGGGGACACGACGAATATGTTTACCACATGATGAAAGATTATATTCCTGAAGAAGGTTTATACATGTTGCGTTATCACTCTTTCTATTCGCAACACCGCGAGCAGGCTTATAATCACCTGATGAGCGAGCATGATCATAAAATGTTTGAATGGGTAAAACTCTTTAATCCGTATGATCTGTACTCTAAAAATCCGAACCAAAAGAGCTGGGAAGAATTAAAGCCTTATTACGAGGCACTGGTAGCTAAATATCTGCCGCCCACGCTCAAGTTTTAA
- a CDS encoding acyltransferase family protein, whose product MKTTPPNTPSKPGRLVSLDALRGFDMFWIVSGEEIFHGFADVVQQKYHLYRNPTNWQLATDGRLSFLERMAVGMSNQLHHTVWNGFTFYDLIFPLFIFIAGISMPFSYNRGLDTEMTGQLNKSRSRYFQLIRRTVLLLLLGMVVNGALSFAGYEHTRFASVLGRIALSCFFAAVIYLNFNLRGQIIWFVSILLGYWALMALVPVPGHGAGVLTPDGNLAAFIDQHLLPGKLHRKVYDPEGLLSTIPAICSALLGVFTGSFLLPGRVGLRPVQKMLALFGAGLVLVLLGLLWNISFPINKNMWTSSFTLYAGGWSMLLFAAFYGIIDVAGFKAWCRPFVWIGVNSILIYMAAHGLVNFLSTSQFVLDGAIKGIDPIWHRSILWTGVLLIQLLLLRFLYQRKIFLKL is encoded by the coding sequence GTGAAAACAACTCCCCCCAATACCCCTTCAAAACCGGGCAGATTAGTATCGCTGGATGCCTTGCGTGGTTTTGACATGTTTTGGATTGTAAGCGGCGAAGAGATATTTCATGGCTTTGCCGATGTGGTGCAGCAAAAGTATCATTTGTACCGTAACCCGACCAACTGGCAGCTAGCTACCGATGGCCGACTATCGTTTCTGGAACGCATGGCTGTGGGCATGAGCAATCAGCTGCATCATACCGTTTGGAACGGTTTTACTTTCTACGATCTTATTTTTCCGCTCTTTATCTTTATTGCAGGCATCTCTATGCCTTTCTCCTACAACCGCGGTTTGGATACCGAAATGACCGGGCAGCTTAACAAAAGCCGAAGCCGTTACTTTCAGTTGATCCGAAGAACCGTGTTGCTGCTATTGCTTGGCATGGTGGTTAACGGTGCGCTTAGTTTTGCCGGGTATGAGCATACACGCTTTGCCAGTGTGCTGGGGCGCATAGCGCTGTCGTGTTTTTTTGCGGCGGTTATTTATCTTAACTTTAATCTACGCGGACAGATCATTTGGTTTGTTTCGATATTGCTGGGATACTGGGCGCTGATGGCGTTGGTACCCGTGCCAGGGCACGGCGCAGGTGTTTTAACACCCGATGGTAACCTGGCAGCATTTATAGATCAGCATTTATTACCGGGCAAGCTACACCGTAAGGTGTATGACCCGGAAGGACTATTATCAACCATACCGGCAATTTGTTCGGCTTTACTGGGCGTTTTTACCGGTAGTTTTTTGTTACCCGGCAGGGTGGGCCTGCGGCCGGTACAGAAAATGCTGGCTTTGTTTGGCGCCGGTTTGGTACTGGTGCTGTTGGGCCTGTTGTGGAACATTTCGTTCCCTATTAATAAAAACATGTGGACAAGCTCGTTCACGCTTTATGCCGGTGGCTGGAGCATGTTGCTGTTTGCCGCATTTTATGGTATTATTGACGTGGCTGGCTTTAAGGCCTGGTGCCGCCCGTTTGTATGGATAGGGGTAAACTCCATCCTGATTTATATGGCCGCGCATGGATTGGTTAACTTCCTCTCCACGTCGCAATTTGTATTAGACGGAGCCATTAAGGGGATCGATCCTATCTGGCACCGCAGTATTTTATGGACAGGCGTACTGCTTATCCAACTGTTGCTGCTGCGTTTTTTGTATCAGCGAAAAATATTTCTTAAACTGTAA
- a CDS encoding sodium/sugar symporter produces the protein MSSQLHTADYIVFFVYFIIVASYGYYIYHKKKTQSLDAKEYFLAEGSLTWWAIGASLIASNISAEHFIGMSGSGFALGLAISSYEWMSAATLILVAVFIIPVYLKNKIFTMPQFLSKRYNDKVSTIMAVFWLLVYVFVNLTSIIYLGALAISSISPISFEWSIVGLCVFSMIVTLGGMKVIGYTDVIQVLVLIIGGLVTTYLALKLLSHYYGFGDHILKALPMLRKEAPEHFHMIFGPKDKYYQDLPGGAVIVGGMLVNNLAYWGCNQYIVQRALGADLPTARKGILFAAFLKLMVPLIAVLPGIIMYVLHSKGMYVNEMSVNGVVKPDHAYPTLINLLPTGLKGVAFAALTAAIVASLAGKANSISTIFSLDIYQKFINKNVSEKKLVIVGRFAVVVAMVIAAVVTPSLRSLDQAYQFIQEYVGFISPGVLAIFLLGFYWKRTTSAAALTGAVITIPFSTVLKFLPTWTHGSFPDIPFLHRMSIDFVVIVILMVIISLAAPKKENDPHKIEVDTGMFRVSNSFAICSVIIMGVLAALYTVFW, from the coding sequence ATGAGCAGTCAGTTACATACCGCAGATTATATTGTATTCTTCGTTTACTTTATCATTGTAGCCAGTTACGGCTATTATATCTATCATAAAAAGAAAACCCAGAGCCTGGATGCCAAAGAGTATTTCCTGGCCGAAGGCTCTTTAACCTGGTGGGCTATCGGTGCCTCGCTTATTGCCTCTAATATCTCTGCCGAGCACTTTATCGGCATGTCTGGCTCCGGTTTTGCGCTGGGATTGGCCATATCATCATACGAGTGGATGTCTGCCGCTACGCTTATTTTGGTGGCGGTGTTCATCATCCCGGTGTATCTCAAAAACAAGATCTTTACCATGCCGCAGTTTCTTTCCAAGCGGTATAACGATAAGGTGAGCACCATTATGGCCGTTTTTTGGCTGTTGGTGTACGTGTTTGTAAATCTAACTTCTATTATTTACCTGGGCGCGCTGGCTATTTCGTCCATATCGCCTATCAGTTTTGAATGGAGCATTGTTGGCCTGTGTGTGTTCTCTATGATTGTAACATTGGGCGGCATGAAGGTAATTGGCTATACCGATGTGATCCAGGTGCTGGTACTGATTATTGGTGGCTTGGTAACTACCTATCTGGCACTTAAGCTGCTGTCGCACTATTACGGTTTTGGTGATCATATTTTGAAAGCCCTGCCAATGCTGCGCAAAGAAGCACCAGAGCATTTCCACATGATCTTTGGTCCGAAAGACAAATACTACCAGGATTTGCCTGGCGGAGCAGTAATTGTAGGTGGTATGCTGGTTAATAACCTGGCTTACTGGGGTTGTAATCAATACATTGTACAACGTGCCCTGGGTGCCGATCTGCCTACTGCCCGTAAGGGGATTTTGTTTGCGGCCTTCTTAAAATTAATGGTGCCGTTAATTGCGGTGTTGCCAGGTATTATTATGTATGTGCTGCACAGTAAAGGCATGTATGTAAATGAGATGAGTGTGAACGGTGTAGTAAAGCCAGATCATGCCTATCCAACCTTGATCAACCTGCTGCCAACCGGCTTGAAAGGCGTTGCCTTTGCTGCGCTGACGGCGGCCATTGTGGCATCGCTGGCGGGCAAGGCTAATAGTATCAGTACTATTTTCTCGCTGGATATTTATCAGAAATTCATCAATAAAAACGTAAGCGAAAAGAAGCTGGTGATTGTTGGTCGCTTTGCTGTGGTGGTGGCTATGGTTATCGCGGCTGTAGTAACGCCATCATTGCGCTCGCTTGATCAGGCTTATCAGTTTATACAGGAGTACGTTGGCTTTATATCGCCGGGGGTACTGGCTATTTTCTTGTTGGGCTTTTACTGGAAACGTACTACTTCTGCAGCTGCATTAACCGGCGCAGTAATTACTATTCCGTTCTCTACTGTGCTTAAGTTTTTACCGACCTGGACCCACGGATCATTTCCAGATATCCCGTTCCTGCACCGTATGTCCATTGATTTTGTGGTGATTGTGATCCTGATGGTCATCATCAGCCTGGCCGCGCCTAAAAAGGAGAATGATCCGCATAAGATTGAGGTTGATACCGGCATGTTCCGCGTGAGCAACAGTTTCGCCATCTGCTCGGTGATTATTATGGGCGTATTGGCGGCGCTTTATACAGTATTCTGGTAG